From the genome of Azospira restricta, one region includes:
- a CDS encoding LysR substrate-binding domain-containing protein, translating into MSALPLNALRVFVTAARHASFKDAAGELCVTPGAVSRQVQGLEAHLGVPLFERRHRAIELTQLGQLFLAQVAPALAAIEQAGERVRGLARGSVRVDATPTFALHWLIPRLAEFRAEHPQIEVRLGTSQGPIVKSGAVDLHIRRDPAHFAGLAGEPFMREHAALVCSPRFPGRSGWRTPADLLAVPLVRMRSRPDLWPKWFAAAGLGEAPAAEFIEFDNTILAIQAAVEGLGVALVPRLFVDGLLLGGALVEVPLAAPFASGAYYLIGEGEPGEAARVFAGWLRRRAADA; encoded by the coding sequence ATGTCCGCACTGCCCCTCAACGCGCTCCGCGTCTTCGTCACCGCCGCCCGCCACGCCAGCTTCAAGGACGCCGCCGGCGAGCTCTGCGTCACCCCCGGCGCCGTCAGCCGGCAGGTGCAGGGGCTCGAGGCGCATCTCGGCGTGCCGCTGTTCGAGCGCCGCCACCGCGCGATCGAGCTGACGCAGCTCGGCCAGCTCTTCCTCGCCCAGGTGGCGCCGGCGCTGGCGGCGATCGAGCAGGCCGGCGAGCGTGTGCGCGGGCTGGCGCGCGGCAGCGTGCGCGTCGACGCGACGCCGACCTTCGCGCTGCACTGGCTGATCCCGCGGCTGGCCGAGTTCCGCGCCGAGCATCCGCAGATCGAGGTCCGCCTCGGCACCTCGCAGGGGCCGATCGTGAAGAGCGGCGCCGTCGACCTGCACATCCGCCGCGACCCGGCGCACTTCGCCGGGCTGGCCGGCGAGCCGTTCATGCGCGAGCACGCGGCGCTGGTCTGCAGTCCGCGCTTTCCCGGCCGCAGCGGCTGGCGGACGCCGGCCGACCTGCTCGCGGTGCCGCTGGTGCGCATGCGCTCGCGCCCCGACCTGTGGCCGAAGTGGTTCGCCGCCGCCGGCCTCGGCGAGGCGCCGGCAGCCGAGTTCATCGAGTTCGACAACACCATCCTCGCCATCCAGGCGGCGGTCGAGGGGCTCGGCGTCGCGCTGGTGCCGCGCCTGTTCGTCGATGGCCTGCTACTCGGCGGCGCGCTGGTCGAAGTGCCGCTCGCCGCGCCCTTCGCGAGCGGCGCCTACTACCTGATCGGCGAGGGCGAGCCGGGCGAGGCGGCGCGCGTCTTCGCCGGCTGGCTGCGGCGGCGTGCCGCCGACGCCTGA
- a CDS encoding MFS transporter: MHPTHAPDDGRWLFRLCLSRLGFSLINTAYAALIPLLQPAWGMSASQAGAVQSAWHAGYIVSLVAASLLAGRYGARNTFLGMGWAACASALVFALGAVDYASALILYGLAGLFAGGSYVPGLTLIAERFPPAARGRAMGAYIAAASLGYAVGLVGAGLLAERGGATAGFLLAAAGTLLGQALAVATLRGTANVVSDAGARGPLLSLASVAWLWRHKAARYVILGYTFHAWELLGMWAWLPAFLSAAAALHAGDGGTLVLAGAALAALTHLVSTAGSLFGGHGSDRWGRTPVILAMSLASIACALVFGWAMALPLGLLVALAVVFNLTAIGDSAIHSANLTEQVPAPHLATAYALRSILGFGMGVLAPWLFGRVLDAGGGGPAAWGWAWTLLGAVALAGPWATWRLQRLPRQ, translated from the coding sequence ATGCACCCCACCCATGCCCCCGACGACGGCCGCTGGCTGTTCCGTCTGTGCCTTTCCCGCCTCGGCTTCTCGCTGATCAACACCGCCTACGCGGCACTGATCCCGCTGCTGCAGCCGGCCTGGGGGATGTCGGCGAGCCAGGCGGGGGCCGTGCAGTCGGCCTGGCACGCCGGCTACATCGTGTCGCTGGTGGCGGCCAGCCTGCTCGCCGGCCGCTACGGCGCGCGCAACACCTTCCTCGGCATGGGCTGGGCGGCCTGCGCCAGCGCGCTGGTGTTCGCGCTCGGCGCCGTCGACTACGCCAGCGCGCTCATCCTCTACGGGCTGGCCGGGCTGTTCGCCGGCGGCTCCTACGTGCCCGGGCTGACGCTGATCGCCGAACGCTTTCCGCCGGCGGCGCGCGGCCGCGCGATGGGCGCCTACATCGCCGCCGCCTCGCTCGGCTACGCGGTCGGGCTGGTCGGCGCCGGGCTGCTCGCCGAACGCGGCGGCGCCACGGCCGGCTTCCTGCTCGCCGCCGCCGGCACGCTGCTCGGGCAGGCGCTCGCGGTCGCCACGCTGCGCGGCACGGCGAACGTGGTGAGCGACGCCGGCGCGCGCGGACCGCTGCTGTCGCTGGCGTCGGTCGCCTGGCTGTGGCGGCACAAGGCGGCGCGCTACGTGATCCTCGGCTACACCTTCCACGCCTGGGAGCTGCTCGGCATGTGGGCCTGGCTGCCGGCCTTCCTCAGCGCGGCGGCGGCCCTGCACGCCGGCGACGGCGGCACGCTGGTGCTCGCCGGCGCCGCGCTGGCGGCGCTGACGCACCTGGTCAGCACCGCCGGCAGCCTGTTCGGCGGCCACGGGTCGGACCGCTGGGGGCGGACACCGGTGATCCTCGCCATGTCGCTCGCCAGCATCGCCTGCGCGCTCGTCTTCGGCTGGGCGATGGCGCTGCCGCTGGGGCTGCTGGTGGCGCTGGCGGTGGTCTTCAACCTGACCGCGATCGGCGACTCGGCGATCCACTCGGCGAACCTGACCGAGCAGGTGCCGGCGCCGCACCTCGCCACCGCCTACGCGCTGCGCTCGATCCTCGGCTTCGGCATGGGCGTACTGGCACCATGGCTGTTCGGCCGCGTGCTCGACGCCGGCGGCGGCGGCCCGGCGGCCTGGGGCTGGGCATGGACGCTGCTCGGCGCAGTCGCGCTCGCCGGGCCGTGGGCGACCTGGCGGCTGCAGCGACTGCCGCGTCAGTAG
- a CDS encoding DUF6901 family protein, which translates to MPDARRRFEYRLRFPDGARRVIPIVLDGTTLGCVEPPPVARAWTALACHRCPHCPLDAAEALCPLAARLDPLVEVLGSVLSYEALDVEVASGERTVSTHAPAQAVASSIIGLIGATSGCPHTAFLKPLAWFHQPFAGEEETVFRAVSAWFLKQHFRELDGETPDWSLAGLRQRYDALHTVNVHLARRLRQASSADATANAIVRLDMFTKAISGEIDDILGFLRGRLG; encoded by the coding sequence ATGCCCGACGCCCGGCGCCGTTTCGAATACCGCCTGCGTTTCCCCGATGGCGCACGGCGCGTCATCCCGATCGTCCTCGACGGCACCACGCTCGGCTGCGTCGAGCCGCCGCCAGTGGCGCGCGCATGGACCGCGCTCGCCTGCCACCGCTGCCCGCACTGCCCGCTCGACGCCGCCGAGGCGCTGTGCCCGCTCGCCGCACGCCTCGATCCGCTGGTCGAGGTGCTCGGCTCGGTGCTCTCCTACGAAGCGCTCGACGTCGAAGTGGCCAGCGGCGAACGCACCGTCAGCACGCACGCGCCGGCGCAGGCCGTCGCCAGCTCGATCATCGGCCTCATCGGCGCCACCAGCGGCTGCCCGCACACCGCCTTTCTGAAGCCGCTGGCCTGGTTCCACCAGCCCTTCGCCGGCGAGGAGGAAACCGTCTTCCGCGCCGTTTCGGCTTGGTTTCTCAAGCAGCACTTCCGCGAACTCGACGGCGAGACGCCGGACTGGTCGCTGGCCGGACTGCGCCAGCGTTACGACGCGCTGCACACGGTCAACGTCCATCTCGCCCGGCGGCTGCGCCAGGCCAGCTCGGCCGACGCGACGGCGAACGCGATCGTCCGCCTCGACATGTTCACCAAGGCGATCTCCGGCGAGATCGACGACATCCTCGGTTTCCTGCGCGGCCGCCTCGGCTGA
- a CDS encoding DUF2784 domain-containing protein, whose translation MYALLADLVVAIHFAFIVFAVAGGLLVLRWPWLAWVHVPAALWGAAVVACGWVCPLTPLENWLRVAAGEAGYAGGFIERYLLPLIYPPGLTRELQMLLGLALLLLNAAIYLWLWRRRR comes from the coding sequence ATGTACGCACTGCTCGCCGACCTGGTCGTCGCCATCCACTTCGCCTTCATCGTCTTCGCCGTCGCCGGCGGTTTGCTCGTGCTGCGCTGGCCGTGGCTGGCCTGGGTGCATGTGCCGGCTGCGCTGTGGGGGGCGGCGGTGGTCGCCTGCGGCTGGGTCTGCCCGCTGACGCCGCTGGAGAACTGGTTGCGCGTCGCCGCCGGCGAGGCGGGCTATGCCGGCGGCTTCATCGAACGCTACCTGCTGCCGTTGATCTATCCGCCGGGACTGACGCGCGAGTTGCAGATGCTGCTCGGTCTCGCGCTGCTGCTGCTCAACGCCGCCATCTACCTGTGGCTGTGGCGCCGTCGCCGTTAG
- a CDS encoding molecular chaperone TorD family protein: MNDLTLHEHDPAAVRTELWLTLARAFRPPLDPLTAAAVCEVLADDLADLAAEAGFTADDSLAGIRAAAAATSDAQDLLVLYSGLFLMPPTPARLNIGIYLDGVTNGPALDAMDLWRARYGVRQRDDFKDMADHLALQLEFMAYLASLGEEEALRSYANTFLLPALPKIVAALDASGAGDTLYRHLLAYTLASLQPLSDAGDADPRSKRQQRRHDTHHGVWRHCSVCAKPFAREKEVRIMAKALAQAGLPALHLDRCPDCRDPTQGALPSIKR, encoded by the coding sequence ATGAACGACCTGACCCTGCACGAACATGACCCGGCCGCGGTGCGCACCGAGCTGTGGCTGACCCTGGCGCGGGCCTTCCGTCCGCCGCTCGACCCGCTTACTGCCGCAGCGGTGTGCGAGGTCCTCGCCGACGATCTCGCCGATCTCGCCGCCGAGGCCGGCTTCACTGCCGACGACAGCCTCGCCGGCATCCGCGCGGCGGCCGCCGCGACCAGCGACGCGCAGGATCTGCTGGTGCTCTACAGCGGACTCTTCCTGATGCCGCCGACCCCGGCCCGGCTGAACATCGGCATCTACCTCGACGGCGTCACCAACGGCCCGGCGCTCGACGCGATGGACCTGTGGCGCGCACGTTACGGCGTGCGCCAGCGCGACGACTTCAAGGACATGGCCGACCACCTCGCCCTCCAGCTCGAATTCATGGCCTATCTCGCCAGCCTCGGCGAAGAAGAAGCGCTGCGCAGCTACGCCAACACCTTCCTGCTGCCGGCGCTGCCGAAGATCGTTGCCGCCCTCGACGCGAGCGGCGCTGGCGACACGCTGTATCGCCATCTGCTCGCCTACACGCTGGCGTCGCTGCAGCCGTTGTCCGACGCCGGTGACGCCGACCCGCGCAGCAAGCGGCAACAGCGGCGGCACGATACCCACCATGGCGTCTGGCGCCACTGCAGCGTCTGCGCAAAGCCCTTTGCCCGCGAAAAGGAGGTCCGGATCATGGCCAAGGCGTTGGCACAGGCCGGCTTGCCGGCTTTGCACCTCGACCGCTGCCCCGACTGCCGCGACCCGACCCAGGGCGCGCTGCCGAGCATCAAGCGCTAG
- a CDS encoding S1 family peptidase, whose amino-acid sequence MRTDNTLYAVLGVAASAAADDIDAAYVARAAALAGDADALSLLRVAGDTLRDPARRAAYDRQLAAAAPPPLVVDERAVRPARSPLRNGLVLVVTAGLTAALLWPKTPAPAAVAARPAPPPAVPAVAPVPSPTVAPEPAPPAEPPVAAAPAEPQAASAPSPAAAPAALAVLPARGAKQPGFDARYLAWTVFLVRQRNKTGSGVLIAPDRILTNCHVLAGGATNGLIVEHSLTGRSSKVEKYARLDGEDACLLFAPGAGSEAIEWGSSANLRPGDTVHAMGHPGGSTAMAWSEGSFRLRAERGGETFLLSDNYCRPGSSGGPLLDGEGRLVGIVTAVQRFQAKGGEAPQYGACISVTEATARALLAKPLFPIALAPAQYLPAY is encoded by the coding sequence ATGCGCACCGACAACACCCTCTACGCCGTCCTCGGCGTCGCCGCCTCGGCCGCTGCCGACGACATCGACGCGGCCTACGTCGCCCGTGCCGCGGCGCTCGCCGGCGATGCCGACGCGCTGTCGCTGCTGCGCGTCGCCGGCGACACGCTGCGCGACCCGGCGCGGCGCGCAGCCTACGACCGCCAGCTGGCCGCCGCCGCGCCGCCGCCGCTCGTCGTCGACGAGCGCGCCGTGCGGCCGGCGCGTTCGCCGCTGCGCAACGGGTTGGTCCTGGTCGTCACCGCCGGCCTCACCGCCGCGCTGTTGTGGCCGAAGACGCCGGCGCCGGCCGCGGTCGCCGCCCGTCCCGCGCCGCCGCCGGCCGTGCCGGCAGTCGCGCCGGTGCCGTCGCCGACGGTGGCGCCGGAGCCGGCCCCGCCCGCCGAGCCGCCCGTCGCCGCGGCGCCGGCGGAACCCCAGGCCGCGTCCGCGCCGTCGCCGGCTGCCGCGCCGGCGGCGCTGGCCGTGCTGCCGGCGCGCGGCGCCAAGCAGCCCGGCTTCGACGCCCGCTACCTGGCGTGGACGGTGTTCCTGGTGCGCCAGCGCAACAAGACCGGCTCCGGCGTGCTGATCGCGCCCGACCGCATCCTCACCAACTGCCACGTGCTCGCCGGCGGCGCGACCAACGGCCTGATCGTCGAGCACAGCCTGACCGGGCGCAGCAGCAAGGTCGAGAAGTACGCGCGGCTGGACGGCGAGGACGCCTGCCTGCTGTTCGCGCCGGGCGCCGGCAGCGAGGCGATCGAATGGGGCAGCTCGGCGAACCTGCGTCCCGGCGACACCGTGCACGCGATGGGCCATCCCGGCGGCTCGACGGCGATGGCCTGGTCCGAGGGCAGCTTCCGGCTGCGCGCCGAGCGCGGCGGCGAGACCTTCCTGCTCTCCGACAACTACTGCCGTCCCGGCTCGTCCGGCGGGCCGCTGCTCGACGGCGAGGGGCGGCTGGTCGGCATCGTCACCGCCGTCCAGCGCTTCCAGGCGAAGGGCGGCGAAGCGCCGCAGTACGGCGCCTGCATCTCGGTGACCGAGGCCACGGCGCGCGCGCTCCTGGCAAAGCCGCTGTTCCCGATCGCGCTGGCGCCGGCGCAGTACCTCCCCGCCTACTGA
- the arsB gene encoding ACR3 family arsenite efflux transporter has product MSAQCAETIRAAAGDAGTGAMSVFERFLSVWVFLCIVAGIALGQWLPGAFQAVGRMQVAQVNLPVGLLIWVMIIPMLVKVDFGALHEVRQHVRGIGVTLFVNWLVKPFSMAFLAWLFVRQLFAPWLPAEQLDSYVAGLILLAAAPCTAMVFVWSRLSNGDPLFTLSQVAVNDTIMVFAFAPLVAFLLGLSAIVVPWETLLVSVGLYIVIPVLLAQWWRRSLLQKGQAHFDAAMERIGPWSIAALLATLVLLFAFQGEAILKQPLVIALLAVPILIQVFCNSALAYWLNRALGEKHSIACPSALIGASNFFELAVAAAISLFGFESGAALATVVGVLIEVPVMLLVVKVVNASKGWYESSNRPT; this is encoded by the coding sequence ATGAGCGCGCAGTGCGCAGAGACGATCAGGGCCGCCGCCGGCGACGCGGGCACGGGCGCGATGAGCGTCTTCGAGCGCTTCCTCAGCGTCTGGGTGTTCCTCTGCATCGTCGCCGGCATCGCGCTCGGCCAATGGCTGCCCGGCGCCTTCCAGGCCGTCGGGCGCATGCAGGTGGCGCAGGTGAACCTGCCGGTCGGCCTGCTCATCTGGGTGATGATCATCCCGATGCTGGTCAAGGTCGATTTCGGTGCGCTGCACGAGGTGCGCCAGCACGTGCGCGGCATCGGCGTCACGCTGTTCGTGAACTGGCTGGTGAAGCCGTTCTCGATGGCCTTCCTCGCCTGGCTGTTCGTGCGCCAGCTGTTCGCGCCCTGGCTGCCGGCCGAACAACTCGACAGCTACGTCGCCGGCCTGATCCTGCTCGCCGCGGCGCCGTGCACGGCGATGGTCTTCGTCTGGAGCCGGCTGTCCAACGGCGACCCGCTGTTCACGCTGTCGCAGGTGGCGGTCAACGACACGATCATGGTCTTCGCCTTCGCGCCGCTGGTCGCCTTCCTGCTCGGGCTGTCGGCCATCGTCGTGCCGTGGGAAACGCTGCTCGTTTCCGTCGGGCTCTACATCGTGATTCCGGTGCTCCTCGCGCAATGGTGGCGCAGGTCGCTGCTGCAGAAGGGGCAGGCGCATTTCGACGCGGCGATGGAAAGAATCGGCCCGTGGTCGATCGCGGCGCTCTTGGCGACGCTGGTGCTGCTCTTCGCCTTCCAGGGCGAGGCGATCCTGAAGCAGCCGCTGGTCATCGCGCTGTTGGCGGTGCCGATCCTGATCCAGGTCTTTTGCAACTCGGCGCTTGCCTACTGGCTCAACCGCGCGCTCGGCGAGAAGCACAGCATCGCCTGCCCGTCGGCGCTGATCGGCGCCTCCAACTTCTTCGAGCTGGCGGTGGCGGCGGCGATCTCGTTGTTCGGCTTCGAATCGGGCGCGGCGCTCGCCACCGTTGTCGGCGTGCTGATCGAGGTGCCGGTGATGCTGCTCGTCGTCAAGGTCGTCAACGCCAGCAAGGGCTGGTACGAAAGCAGCAATCGCCCCACCTGA
- a CDS encoding rhodanese-like domain-containing protein: MKITARYAFVLSRIVLVGAALLAFGARAEVIDIDNAELARLSAAGVPVIDIRTEGEWKETGVVPGSRLITLFDEQGRADAPAWLAKVKGVAGPEQPVIVICRSGNRTRAASQLLSQQAGYRTVYNVKAGIRAWAGDNRPLVPAATAVATCPAGARC, from the coding sequence ATGAAGATCACCGCCCGCTATGCCTTTGTACTTTCCCGGATCGTCCTCGTCGGCGCCGCGCTGCTCGCCTTCGGCGCCCGTGCCGAGGTGATCGACATCGACAACGCCGAGCTGGCGCGGCTGTCGGCCGCCGGCGTGCCGGTGATCGACATCCGCACCGAGGGCGAGTGGAAGGAGACCGGCGTCGTCCCCGGCAGCCGGCTGATCACGCTCTTCGACGAGCAGGGCCGCGCCGACGCGCCGGCCTGGCTGGCGAAGGTGAAGGGCGTCGCCGGCCCCGAGCAGCCGGTGATCGTCATCTGCCGTAGCGGCAACCGTACCCGGGCAGCCAGCCAGCTGCTGTCGCAGCAGGCCGGCTACCGGACCGTCTACAACGTCAAGGCGGGCATCCGCGCGTGGGCCGGCGACAATCGGCCGCTGGTGCCGGCGGCGACCGCCGTCGCCACCTGTCCCGCCGGTGCGCGTTGCTGA
- a CDS encoding 4Fe-4S dicluster domain-containing protein, with amino-acid sequence MAKWGMVIDLEKCTGCQACTTACSMENSRLPGEHWQDVIFYNEGEHPSAQMKWFPRPCMHCENPSCVAVCPTRATYKAEDGQVLVDWERCIGCKYCMIACPYGVRFYTEEKPAYGGPDAKRVFAADDGHSWSPPWKGPAEDWKHGVGVQPSDVVSKCTFCYHRVAKAPKGTADLDPQNPALREFTPACVVTCPPGARMFGDLSNPNSEIAKAIGNKNGVRLLDQLGNKPQVYYLTGEGGAVPANRSLPPKKA; translated from the coding sequence ATGGCAAAGTGGGGAATGGTCATCGACCTCGAGAAATGCACCGGCTGCCAAGCCTGCACCACGGCCTGCAGCATGGAGAACAGCCGCCTGCCGGGCGAGCACTGGCAGGACGTCATCTTCTACAACGAAGGCGAGCACCCGAGCGCGCAGATGAAGTGGTTCCCGCGGCCGTGCATGCACTGCGAGAACCCGTCCTGCGTCGCCGTCTGCCCGACGCGCGCGACCTACAAGGCCGAGGACGGCCAGGTGCTGGTCGACTGGGAGCGCTGCATCGGCTGCAAGTACTGCATGATCGCCTGCCCCTACGGCGTGCGCTTCTACACCGAGGAGAAGCCGGCCTACGGCGGCCCCGACGCGAAGCGCGTCTTCGCCGCGGACGACGGGCACTCGTGGAGTCCGCCGTGGAAGGGGCCGGCCGAAGACTGGAAGCACGGCGTCGGCGTGCAGCCCTCCGACGTGGTGTCGAAATGCACCTTCTGCTACCACCGCGTTGCGAAGGCGCCGAAGGGCACCGCCGACCTCGATCCGCAGAACCCGGCGCTGCGCGAGTTCACGCCGGCCTGCGTGGTCACCTGCCCGCCCGGCGCGCGGATGTTCGGCGACCTGTCGAATCCGAACTCCGAGATCGCGAAGGCCATCGGCAACAAGAACGGCGTCCGCCTGCTCGACCAGCTCGGCAACAAGCCGCAGGTCTATTACCTGACCGGCGAGGGTGGCGCCGTGCCGGCCAACCGTTCGCTGCCGCCGAAGAAAGCCTGA
- the nrfD gene encoding NrfD/PsrC family molybdoenzyme membrane anchor subunit yields the protein MRNKTEPQTLGELLAASVALAKDPSAAGRWFLGSMAVLAASFAFVLYQLVAVGHASFNTSSDGVNWGMAISTYVFFALTSSGLTMIASLATVFGFKQFYPIAKRCIFLGIITLVAGFSVLALELGHPFRMLWTIPTGMQVMSPMFWMGVFYAIDLVLLIIKFWLMLKGDWDSPLSHQVGNAGFVAAILASGMLGLVFGSMAMRPMWYGSFASIYFILTAALSGAAAIIVTTYMAYDFDRKQMPAELKTLASSNQFTKVFAALIGITLVMIVTRFWTGLWSNMDGLEGFNMLLRDPLFHVEIWVGLVLPFFMMLSPNSGLNKTSQLVAAFLVLGAMFINRYEFVIGGQLVPMFKGNWTNSLIAYTPSAIEWALTVLGVAMALACYAYGEKVFDLSSTPSGKAAEPSGAVRAAG from the coding sequence ATGAGAAACAAGACTGAACCGCAAACCCTGGGCGAACTGCTCGCTGCCAGCGTGGCCCTGGCCAAGGACCCCTCCGCCGCCGGCCGCTGGTTCCTCGGCTCGATGGCCGTGCTCGCCGCCAGCTTCGCGTTCGTGCTGTACCAGCTGGTCGCCGTCGGCCACGCCTCGTTCAACACGTCCAGCGATGGCGTGAACTGGGGCATGGCGATCTCGACCTACGTCTTCTTCGCGCTGACCTCGTCCGGGCTGACGATGATCGCCTCGCTGGCGACGGTGTTCGGCTTCAAGCAGTTCTACCCGATCGCCAAGCGCTGCATCTTCCTCGGCATCATCACGCTGGTCGCCGGCTTCTCGGTGCTGGCGCTCGAGCTCGGCCACCCCTTCCGCATGCTGTGGACGATCCCCACCGGCATGCAGGTGATGAGCCCGATGTTCTGGATGGGCGTGTTCTACGCGATCGACCTGGTGCTGCTGATCATCAAGTTCTGGCTGATGCTGAAGGGCGACTGGGACAGCCCGCTGTCGCACCAGGTCGGCAACGCCGGTTTCGTCGCCGCGATCCTCGCCTCGGGCATGCTCGGGCTGGTCTTCGGCTCGATGGCGATGCGCCCGATGTGGTACGGCTCGTTCGCGTCGATCTACTTCATCCTCACGGCAGCGCTCTCCGGCGCCGCAGCGATCATCGTCACCACCTACATGGCCTACGACTTCGATCGCAAGCAGATGCCGGCGGAACTGAAAACGCTGGCGTCGAGCAACCAGTTCACCAAGGTCTTTGCGGCGCTGATCGGGATCACGCTGGTGATGATCGTCACCCGCTTCTGGACCGGCTTGTGGAGCAACATGGACGGGCTCGAAGGCTTCAACATGCTGCTCCGCGACCCGCTGTTCCACGTCGAGATCTGGGTCGGGCTGGTGCTGCCCTTCTTCATGATGCTGTCGCCGAATTCCGGGCTGAACAAGACCTCGCAGCTCGTCGCCGCCTTCCTCGTGCTCGGCGCGATGTTCATCAACCGCTACGAGTTCGTGATCGGCGGCCAGCTGGTGCCGATGTTCAAGGGCAACTGGACGAACAGCCTGATCGCCTACACGCCCTCGGCCATCGAATGGGCGCTGACGGTGCTCGGCGTGGCGATGGCGCTGGCCTGCTACGCCTACGGCGAGAAAGTGTTCGACCTGTCGTCGACGCCGTCCGGCAAGGCCGCCGAGCCCTCCGGCGCGGTCCGCGCGGCGGGCTGA
- a CDS encoding class I SAM-dependent methyltransferase — protein sequence MSKHANPAKTYELRPGQSVELLKELHILTRDGQMNQDSRRKLKQVYHLFNFIEPLLLEAQQANPEIHLVDHGAGKSYLGFILYDLFFRERGGPGSCIWGIETRDELVARSRALADRLGFAGMKFLNLSVADSIVSPELPARVDVVTALHACNTATDDAIRFALAKQARYIVLVPCCQAEVAATLRKHKATALAGALGEVWRHPIHTREFGSHLTNVLRCLQLQAHGYDVTVTELTGWEHSLKNELIVAVDRKLPTRKPAERLAELLATFGLEDLRERFA from the coding sequence ATGAGCAAGCACGCGAACCCCGCAAAAACCTACGAGCTGCGGCCCGGCCAGTCGGTCGAGCTGCTCAAGGAACTGCACATCCTGACCCGCGACGGGCAGATGAACCAGGACAGCCGCCGCAAGCTGAAGCAGGTCTACCACCTGTTCAACTTCATCGAGCCGCTGCTGCTCGAAGCGCAGCAGGCGAACCCGGAGATCCACCTGGTCGACCACGGTGCCGGCAAGTCCTACCTCGGCTTCATCCTCTACGACCTGTTCTTCCGGGAGCGCGGCGGTCCCGGCTCGTGCATCTGGGGCATAGAGACGCGCGACGAACTGGTCGCGCGCTCGCGCGCGCTGGCCGACCGCCTCGGCTTTGCCGGCATGAAGTTCCTCAACCTGTCGGTCGCCGACTCGATCGTCTCGCCCGAACTGCCGGCCCGCGTCGACGTCGTCACCGCGCTGCACGCCTGCAACACCGCCACCGACGACGCGATCCGCTTCGCGCTGGCGAAGCAGGCCCGCTACATCGTGCTGGTGCCGTGCTGCCAGGCCGAAGTCGCGGCGACGCTCAGGAAGCACAAGGCGACGGCGCTGGCCGGCGCGCTCGGCGAGGTGTGGCGGCATCCGATCCATACCCGCGAGTTCGGCAGCCACCTGACCAACGTGCTGCGCTGCCTGCAGCTGCAGGCGCACGGCTACGACGTGACGGTGACCGAACTGACTGGCTGGGAACATTCGCTGAAGAACGAGCTGATCGTCGCCGTCGACAGGAAGCTGCCGACGCGGAAGCCGGCCGAGCGGCTGGCCGAGCTGCTCGCCACCTTCGGCCTCGAGGACCTGCGCGAACGCTTCGCCTGA
- a CDS encoding ArsR/SmtB family transcription factor, protein MELNLAVAALGALAHDTRLRAFRLLVRAGEGGLSVGRLAEGLGVAADGRLSFHLKELVASGLVVARQEGRFIYYATRYDAMNALLRFLTEDCCGGAGCGEVVDACPPEKNR, encoded by the coding sequence ATGGAATTGAACCTTGCCGTCGCCGCCCTCGGCGCGCTCGCCCACGACACCCGGTTGCGCGCCTTTCGCCTGCTCGTCCGTGCCGGTGAAGGCGGCCTGTCGGTCGGCCGCCTCGCCGAAGGGCTCGGCGTCGCCGCTGACGGCCGGCTGAGTTTCCATCTCAAGGAGCTGGTCGCCTCGGGCCTCGTCGTCGCCCGCCAGGAAGGCCGCTTCATTTATTACGCGACGCGCTACGACGCGATGAACGCGCTGCTGCGCTTCCTCACCGAGGACTGCTGCGGCGGCGCTGGCTGCGGCGAGGTCGTCGATGCTTGCCCGCCGGAGAAAAACCGATGA
- a CDS encoding arsenate reductase ArsC: MTRPLNVLVLCTGNSARSILGEALFNHLGNQETPGRIRAFSAGSQPSGEVNPVALETLAKHGIPLAEAPRSKSWAEFAVPGAPQIDLLVTVCASAAGETCPVWPGHPATAHWGLPDPAHVEPLAARRDAFETAYRQLRARIEAFLALPLETMSADDMKAAAQQIHEAAP, encoded by the coding sequence ATGACCCGACCGCTCAACGTGCTGGTGCTGTGCACCGGCAATTCCGCCCGCTCGATCCTCGGCGAGGCGCTGTTCAACCACCTCGGAAACCAGGAAACCCCGGGCCGCATCCGCGCCTTCTCGGCCGGCAGCCAGCCGTCCGGCGAGGTCAATCCGGTGGCGCTGGAAACGCTGGCGAAGCATGGCATCCCGCTGGCGGAAGCGCCGCGCAGCAAGTCCTGGGCCGAGTTTGCCGTCCCCGGCGCGCCGCAGATCGACCTGCTCGTCACCGTCTGCGCCAGCGCCGCCGGCGAGACCTGCCCGGTGTGGCCCGGCCACCCGGCGACGGCGCACTGGGGCCTCCCCGACCCGGCGCACGTCGAGCCGCTGGCCGCGCGGCGCGACGCATTCGAGACCGCCTACCGGCAGCTGCGCGCGCGCATCGAGGCCTTCCTCGCGCTGCCGCTGGAGACGATGTCGGCGGACGACATGAAGGCGGCGGCGCAGCAAATCCACGAGGCGGCGCCATGA